One genomic segment of Aquipluma nitroreducens includes these proteins:
- a CDS encoding PEP/pyruvate-binding domain-containing protein: MKLYFRLIQFVFALLPVIAVGQSVYSGKVTDTQTHFPIAGAVVSAIGSEAQTTTNNLGYFTLNTGSDTTPDTEDYQVEAVNGIILWNSKKVIDVWIANVLGQISGKVYRAQTGSGQINMTNFANGIYLLNITCNGVRKTHKLIKARNALLSETLSPKAISQNESLQQNAGSASDSLVISSSGYYPQKYAFQKTGETYELLKLNNGNIDYLNRLIRPEAFTLLQGAPLNPSYGEVKSVKVVYSISDNSIYYTNSEKHLIHFYFCRDVLGYNKGHAMFNQEQYTRNVNRKYILASLNHFTSSDRYTLEFFAGDELDCSDIEKVYNKIAQTAWIGSKLYFYANATKWEGCTNVPIITSRELYNGQNYQALNPESNYGYLRKIEASELGQTYLGRHDIVVLNSIPIDISVVAGIITTEFQTPLSHINVLSHNRGTPNMALRDGWTNPKIEKLLNKLVYLKVSLDSFNIREATLQEAELFWAQKEPQTIHQLKSDINTKGLIDLTKADVNSVSLIGGKAANFAELKKINVANYGVLPMPEGDFAIPFSYYYNHIKKYGLDVFIDSMLKDPVFRTDAAWRDKQLKILRDSIKKSPLDPELLQQVVQHLSITGNFMDFRFRSSTNAEDIEGFNGAGLYESYTGSLSNPDKPVDKAIRKVWASLWSYAAFEERDYFKIDHQTIAMGILVHRSYPAEAANGVAITENLYNAFNPGITVNVQVGEISVVNPEEKYLPDQLICYTFSSENIYEYLNHSNVPGMEGKTVMTDEELTLLKRFCVAIHNHYCTLNTVCKPMDIEFKVDLINGERKIYIKQARLY; this comes from the coding sequence ATGAAACTCTATTTCCGATTGATTCAATTCGTATTTGCACTTCTTCCGGTAATTGCGGTAGGCCAGTCTGTCTATTCAGGAAAAGTAACCGACACTCAGACACATTTTCCAATCGCGGGCGCTGTGGTTTCGGCAATTGGCTCTGAGGCGCAAACTACAACAAATAATCTGGGCTATTTCACCTTAAATACAGGAAGCGACACCACACCGGATACAGAAGATTACCAGGTTGAAGCAGTCAACGGAATCATACTTTGGAACTCGAAAAAGGTAATCGACGTTTGGATTGCCAATGTGCTTGGGCAAATCTCCGGGAAAGTATATCGCGCACAAACGGGCAGTGGCCAGATAAACATGACCAATTTCGCCAATGGTATTTATCTGCTAAATATCACCTGCAACGGCGTCCGAAAAACACATAAATTAATTAAAGCCAGAAACGCGTTACTTTCCGAAACATTGAGTCCAAAAGCAATTTCGCAAAATGAAAGCCTTCAGCAAAATGCAGGATCGGCTTCCGACTCGCTTGTAATTAGCAGTTCTGGTTATTATCCTCAAAAATATGCCTTCCAAAAGACCGGCGAAACCTACGAACTGCTCAAGCTTAACAACGGGAATATTGACTACCTGAACCGATTAATACGACCTGAGGCATTTACTCTCCTTCAGGGAGCACCGTTAAATCCGTCGTACGGCGAGGTGAAATCAGTTAAAGTTGTTTATTCCATTTCCGATAATTCGATTTACTATACCAATTCAGAAAAACACCTGATCCATTTCTATTTCTGTAGGGATGTACTGGGCTACAACAAAGGGCACGCAATGTTCAACCAGGAACAATACACCAGGAATGTCAATCGAAAATACATACTGGCTTCGCTCAATCATTTTACATCGTCCGACCGGTATACCCTCGAATTCTTTGCAGGTGACGAACTGGATTGCAGTGATATTGAGAAAGTGTACAATAAAATTGCACAAACTGCATGGATTGGGAGCAAATTATACTTCTATGCCAACGCTACAAAATGGGAAGGCTGCACAAATGTGCCAATTATCACTTCCAGAGAATTGTACAACGGACAGAATTATCAGGCTTTAAACCCGGAAAGTAATTACGGCTACCTGAGAAAAATAGAGGCAAGCGAATTGGGACAAACCTACCTTGGCCGGCACGACATTGTAGTATTGAACAGCATTCCGATTGATATTTCGGTGGTTGCAGGTATAATCACCACCGAATTTCAAACGCCACTCAGTCATATTAATGTACTTAGTCACAACCGGGGTACGCCCAACATGGCGCTGCGCGACGGATGGACAAACCCAAAGATTGAAAAATTACTCAATAAACTGGTTTATTTAAAGGTTTCGCTCGATTCGTTTAACATCCGTGAGGCTACCTTGCAGGAAGCAGAGTTGTTCTGGGCACAAAAAGAGCCACAAACCATTCATCAACTGAAATCGGACATCAATACCAAAGGACTGATTGACCTGACGAAAGCAGATGTGAATTCGGTATCATTAATAGGCGGAAAAGCTGCCAATTTTGCTGAACTGAAGAAAATAAATGTCGCAAACTACGGAGTATTACCAATGCCCGAAGGTGATTTCGCGATACCTTTTTCGTATTACTACAACCACATCAAAAAATACGGACTTGACGTTTTTATTGATAGTATGTTGAAAGATCCGGTTTTCAGAACAGATGCGGCATGGCGCGACAAACAGCTTAAAATTCTTCGTGATTCGATAAAAAAGAGTCCACTTGATCCGGAATTGCTCCAACAGGTCGTTCAACATTTATCAATCACCGGGAATTTTATGGATTTCCGTTTCAGGTCGTCAACCAATGCCGAAGACATTGAAGGCTTTAATGGCGCCGGATTGTATGAATCGTATACAGGATCGCTCTCGAATCCGGACAAACCAGTTGACAAAGCGATCCGAAAAGTGTGGGCAAGCTTGTGGAGTTACGCAGCTTTTGAAGAACGAGATTATTTTAAAATCGATCACCAGACCATTGCCATGGGCATTTTGGTTCATCGCTCTTATCCGGCAGAAGCTGCAAATGGTGTGGCGATCACCGAGAATTTGTATAATGCTTTCAATCCCGGAATTACGGTCAATGTACAGGTTGGCGAAATCAGTGTGGTAAACCCAGAGGAAAAATATCTTCCAGATCAACTGATTTGTTATACTTTTTCGAGCGAAAACATCTATGAATATCTGAACCATTCGAATGTTCCGGGAATGGAAGGGAAAACCGTTATGACAGATGAAGAACTTACACTATTGAAACGATTTTGCGTAGCAATCCACAATCATTATTGCACGCTTAACACGGTTTGCAAACCGATGGATATCGAATTTAAGGTCGATCTGATCAATGGTGAACGGAAAATCTACATCAAGCAGGCCAGATTGTACTGA